The Panicum virgatum strain AP13 chromosome 6K, P.virgatum_v5, whole genome shotgun sequence nucleotide sequence GTGAAGCACTGAGAGCAACCGGCAAGCTAAGGCCAAGAGGTATCTCACCCTTGAAGCTCGCTCGTTGTCGGAAAGGCGCACAGCAAGATGGGTCTTAGGTTACCTACCTATGTGCGGCGACAAGCAAGTTGCCGACGACGAGGCCAAGTCCTTGTAGCTGGTGCAGGCCGGAGGGTCACAGGCGCGGCGGGTGCTTCGGTGAGCACCACGTGCATGTcaccccggcccggccggctcCACCTACTGAAAGCGTGGATGCCGATGCCGACGCTGATGGTGTTTCAGGAAGACTGCACCCAAGTTGTCCTTTGTCACGAAAGATTTGGTCGGCAGGAGTGCATGTGGAGGTCGCTGTCCTGGCTTGCGTTGGTGGCCGGTGAACAAGAGGATGAAACTGAGAAGAGAGCTAGCTAgcaagcaggtggaggcgctGTCTATCATCCGTGGACGCACTGTCACAGCACGATCAAGCTGGTCATATATCGCCTTGCAGTAGTGAGTGATCAAAcctttcatcttcatcatcggatggGATCGGATCAGCAATGACGCGACTGCTTGCCCAAAGGGGAGAGTATGTGTAGTGAAGTTATTAGTGGAGGCAAGGCTAGCGGCAGTCCCTTTTGCTATCTAGGAGGACCAATGCAAGCAAGCAAGGACCACCAGCGTTAACGTAACAGTCCCTTTCGCTTCAGTTATCTTCAACTTGGGTGTGACACCAAATTTCTCCTCGTGGGGAGTATGATAATGCCTAAGCAACTAGGGACAGGGGCGGGCCCACCTGGTATTCAAGGGTATTCATTGAATACTcattattttaaaaaatcaagtatacatatacatgtatcagtattcaaaaaaatgagaaaattaTACTATCTCAGGTCTATTCACATCTAGCCCACTCCCCCTCTCGAAATGGGCCAAACAGCTAAAAAACGGCCCACTGGCTGGCCTTCCCCCCATCCCCCCTAAACCCCTCACGCAGACCCCAAGCCCCCACACGGCCACTTCGTGTCTCTCTCCCTCGCATCGCTCGAACCctacccggcggcggcggcggcagcagcaggagccagGGAGCGGTGGCGGCTGGTCTCCGGGGCACCGGGCACACAGGCTGCAAGCGGCGGTGCCTTGCTGGTGGACAGGCTTGGCGAGGCGCGCACGGCGCGAGGAGGGCACAGGGCAACTGaccagcggccgccggcgggtcGGAGCCGAAGCCAGCCGCGGCTGCCGCGCGGGGAGACGAGAGCGGGCAGTGGCGCAGTGCGGCACTGCGACACCAGGCACATGCGCACGGCGACCGCGGCACCGCAGCAGGCAGCTCGCGCGCCGCCTCTGCTCAAAATTGGACAATTCTAAGGTCAATTTCTCAAATTTCGTAATCCCATATTCCTATTTCTGCATATTAGGCTATTAGCCTGGTAATTTGTGCAGTGAGCGGTCAACTTGAATCATTTTAATTTCTACCATGTTCATTATTGAGTATATCTATGGCTATATGATTAATTGATTATATCTATATCTTAGTTTAGGTTGCCTTTACAATTTTTGAATACCCAAACTCAaaatcctgggcccgcccctgacTAGGGACTGAACATTTTTCTCCTCGTGGAACATCTTTTTCTTTAAGTGGGACAAGTTAACATTCATGAGTGGCACCAAGTTTATTCTAGAAAGGACACTAAGCTTCATTTTGTATTAGCCCCAAAAATACATTGTAATAGAAAAGTTCTTGATGGAAGCAATAAACAAGTAATGGCCAGCTGTGGTATCATTTTCTTTACAAAGGCACGCACAACACATATTTGAAATGGCATATGCTAGATGACAGAAAACACCAATTTTGTCAAAAGAGAGGAAGACTATGCAAATGGTTACACAAAAATGCTCGGTAATGTTCAGACATCTTGTGTGCTACTAATAGAGGCACTAGAAGCTAGATCGGTGGAGCTGTAACTGATGATTAATTATGTGTTAAACTTGCCTTATGGATCATCAAATTTACTAATGTTACGCTCCCATTCTGTCTTTATGGTGCTCAATTCTTTCAACACCTCACCCATCTTCATCCGCTGCCTTGAGGACTCTCTACAGCAAGCCAAACCAAGCCTTGAAATAGGAGCAATGTACAAATCTACAATGTCATGTTCTTCTCCATCGTAAGGCATCATAGGGTCCATTATTTCTAATAGCTTATCAGGATAGGCCATCTCGACAAACTTGGGAAGACTGGTTGCATCATGAAACAACTTGTCTGTTGGCCTTCGTCCAGTAAGCATCTCCAACAATAGCACACCATAGCTGAATACATCAGCCTCGGTAGAAATCGCGGTTCTTGTGCCACACTCTAGCAAAGAAAGGAGGATTTGGGTTAGCTTTCAAGTGAACATATCTAAATGATGCAAGCAGCAAGTATATTATTGATATTGCAAAGTAAGTGATTGTTATTAGTTACGTACAAATTAATAGATATGTCAATTTTTTGGTTTCTCTATTCAAACTGTAGGGAACCACCATATATATAAAAGACATTACCTCTACATGAATCAAATAAGAAGGAGCAACAAGATAAAGGTGAACTTGCAATTATTACAAAAATATTACCTGGTGCAAGGTACCCAAATGTTCCTTTAATTCCAACTGAGGTACTTCCACCTAATGATTTCCCACTTGATCCAACATTCATTATCTTTGCTAATCCAAAATCACCAATATGTGCGGTCATATCTTCATCAAGAAGGATATTACTTGGTTTAATATCACAATGAGCAATAGAAGGATTAATGTGATGGTGAAGATATTCTAGTGCTTCAGCAATATCAAGAGCAATGCTTAGCCTTTGTTCCAAGCTTAGCCTGTTCACACTTTCACAACTTGGATATAACCATTTATCTAGGCTTCCATTAGGGATAAACTCCAACACGAGTGCCTTAAATTCGTCACCGTTGTGATCCAAGCTATCACACACAGTTATAACTTTCACTAATTTTCGGTGTTTAATCCTTTTAAGAGCATTGCACTCTGACATGAAGCTCTGACATGCACCTCGTTGTTGAAGATCAATTATCTTCACGGCCACATTGATTGAATGTCTGCCAAATGACAAAATTCCTTTGTATACACTGCCGAAGCTTCCGCGGCCAATCAAATTTTCTATAGAGAACGAATTTGTTGCAGTAGATAACTCTGAGTATGATATCTTGTGATGCATCACAGAAACAATTGTGCTTCCATGTTCTTGATTACAACCAACCGCTTTTGATTTTAGCTTCTTGATGTAGTAGCATGTAGCAATGCAAATGATAACAAAGGCCAATGCTGGTACAATAAATATCAATGTTTGTAGTCGTTGATTTTGTTTATTGCTGCTAGGACTTTGATACGGGCATGGAGGAAAATGAAAGAATGGAGGGCCGCCGCATAGTGGCCCATTACTTGCAAGTGATACAGAACGTGCATTGGTGAAGATATTCTTGTTTGGCACTGGACCAGATAGTTTGTTGAATGAAAGGTTTAGACTCCTAAGAAGCATGAAGCTCCCAAGGAATTCGGGGATGGGTCCTGATAGTTTGTTGTTTGATAGGTCCAACACTTCTAGGCCTTTCATTGCTTTGAGATCATTGGGGATTTGTCCATGGAGGAGATTTCCTTGAAAGTAAAGGAATTGCATTTCAAGGCATCTTCCAATTGTTCCTGGAATTTCACCTGATAATTTATTTGATGAGAGATCAATTTTGACAAGGTTGACCAAACGCCCAATTTGTAGAGGAATAGGACCAGTTAATGCATTATTGGAGAGGTCAAACAATTCGGTTAGGGAGGAAATGCTGACAATCTCTTCTGGGATTTGGCCACTAAGGAGATTCTGTGATATATCAAAATAAGTCACCGTGCTAAGGTTTCCAAGAGTTGCTGGAATTCTACCATCAAGATAGTTGGAGGACAAATTAAACCAATTCAATTGTGTGAGATTTCCTAGAGACGGCGGGATCTCCCCATGAAATGAATTTTGCTCTAAGCATAGATCATGGAGTTGAGTCAGCTTTCCAATATCTGAAGGTATGGTTCCTGTGAAGAGGTTATATCCAAGCGCAAGGGATTTGAGTTTGGAGTACCTTCCTATTGCTTTTGGTATGTGCCCGGTGATTTGGTTTCCCTGAAGCCACATGTACTCTAGCTCTAGAGAAAGATTTGCGATTGTATCTGGCAAAGTGCCCGAAAGGTTGTTTGTTTCAAGACCAATGGTTTTCAACTTTTTGCAATTAGCTAAGGAAGTTAGGAAATCCCAATCTTTTGGATCCGTAGCTTGGAGCTCATTGTCGCTTACATCAAACACCACCAAAACTCCGTTTATACCAATGTTTGGGGGGATTCTGCCTTGGAACCTGTTGCCATTGAGGTTGAGTGTTTGAAGCCGAGATATATTTGACAAAGAAAATGGTATTGGGCCTTCAAATCGGTTGCCGAGTGCATTAAATATTCTTAGATTGGGAAGCATGAAACCCATATCTGGAGGTAGAGAACCTGAGAGGTTGTTGTTACCCACATCAAAGACCTCAAGTGATGACATGTTGAACAATGACGGAGGAATGGTACCCTCTAGGACATTTCCTGCTACCCCAAGATGTTGAAGGTGAGCTAGCTCGGACAAGGGTGGTGGGACATGGCCACTTATAATGTTCTGTCCAATGTTCAAATATATGAGCCTAGTCAAATTCCCCAACCACTCCGGGACCTCCCCATGCACGGAGTTACTAGCGATGCCGAACACGGTGAGCGCGGTGAGGTTGGCGAACGAAGAAGGGATGAGACCCGAGATGTTGTTCTTCTCCATGCTGAGAACAGCGAGCCTCGACAGGTGGCCCATGGCGGGAGGAACGGCGCCGGACAGGAAGTTGCCACTCAGGTTGAGGTGGCAGAGCACGGAGCAGCCAGCAAGGCTAGGAGGGATCTCGCCTTCAAGCTTGTTGTGCGAGAGATCAAGCAAGTTGAGCTGGGTGAGGTTACCTAGGTGTGGCGACAAGGTGCCGACGAGGCCTAGTCCCGGTAGGTGCAGGGCAGCCACGCGTGGGGGGAAACTGCTGGTGCACGTCACCCCGGTCCATCTGCAGAAACCGTGGGTGCCGTTGTTGAGGGTGCTGTTGTCGAGGGCATCCCAGGAAGACAGGGCACCCGTGGGGTCCTCGCTGATGAAGGATTTGAGCGAGAGAAGCGTGGTGAGGTCATTGTTGTCTGGGCTGGAGCTGCTAGCGTTGGTGGTGAAGAACAGGAGGAGGTAGGAGATGAAGCTGAGAAGAGCAGGCAGCAGGCGGAGGCGCTGCTGTCGTCTACTCTTCATGGCTGCACAGTATGTAGGATCGGAGCAAGAGCAAGCAGCTAGCTGGTGGTAGGTCTCTGCTTGATGGCCACATGGTGCGAGGGATCAaggatttatatatatatatgccaatTACTCAATTAGTGAGGTGTCTGTCGTCTGAATAGAGAGGGAGCCGTCAAGTCAAGGCCGACGTCGTCGTGCCTCTCATCGTGGAGACACAAAGATATGCCTTTCGGTCCATTCTTCATAGTGGAAGCCTCTTTATGTTAATGCTTTACCTTTGGGTTGCTTTCCCGGCAACACGTATGGATCATATGATTCCTAATATACTTGACCGGCCACAGACACCAATAGAAACGTGTGGGGTGTCGAGCCAGCTGTCTCTAGTCGTTTTGTTCACTTCAGATTTTCACTCGGTCATTGAGTGAAGAGGTCGGAACAtttttcctttatctaaaaagaGACATTCCCTCGGTTGATCGAGTCTGTTGCTGGTCCGGTCTGTGGAAAGCGATTCGTCACTACatcttttttaagaaaaaagtcATCCACTTTCCGCTGTTTTTTAAAGGACTTCTTCACGCAAATCCATCATCATTTTGAGCATACGATTGTGATTCATACATAATTGTTGTCTGGGCTGGAGCTGCTAGCGTTGGTGGTGAAGAACAGGAGGTAGGAGATGAAGCTGAGAAGAGCAGGCAGCAGGCGGAGGCGCTGCTGTCGTCTACTCTCCATGGCTGCACAGTATGTAGGATCGGAGCAAGAGCAAGCAGCTAGCTGGTGGTAGGTCTCTGCTTGATGGCCACATGGTGCGAGGGATCAAGGATTTTTATATATGCCAATTACTCAATTAGTGAGGTGCCTGACGTCTGAATAGAGAGGGAGCCGTCAAGTCAAGGCCGACGTCGTCGTGCCTCTCGTCGTGGAGACACAAAGATATGCCTTTCGGTCCATTCTTCATAGTGGAAGCCTCTTTATGTTAGTGCTTTACCTTTGGGTTGCTTTCCCGGCAACACGTATGGATCATATGATTCCTAATATACTTGACCGGCCACAGACACCAATAGAAACGTGTGGGGGTGTCGAGCCAGCTGTCTCTAGTTGTTTTGTTCACTTCAGATTTTCACTCGGTCATTGAGTGCAGAGGTCGGAACAtttttcctttatctaaaaagaGACTTTCCCTTGGTTGATCGAGTCTGGTGCTGGTCCGGTCTGTGGAAAGCGATTCGTCACtacattttttttaagaaaaaagtcATCCACTTTCCACTGTTTTTTAAAGGACTTCTTCACGCAAATCCATCATCATTTTGAGCATACGATTGTGATTCATACGTAATTGGCCGGCGACAGACACCAAGACGTGTGGACAGTCAAGCCAGCCAGCCGTGATGTCTTGTCTCTAGCTGTTTTTGTTCATTTCAGCTTTTCTCTCGGTCGGTCGGTCGATCGCATCTGGTGCTAGCTGCTCCGGGTCCGTAGAAAGCGAGTGACCACTACATTCTTTTCATAGATGACATCACAcgacttttttaaaaaaactttttgACGCAAATCCATCATCATTTTGCATTGTTGATTATATGCATAAATGTTTCTGTCACCATATGCATTTCCAATACTTGCTAAATTGTCTAACCCACCAAATAATGTACATGCACACCTATTTTTACCAACTTTTTAATTTGTGTCATATAGATCCATATCGCATCCAACATTGATAAAATTTTACATATCAAATCATGTACATGTCCAAAATTTATAAAAATCAATTTTGTTAGCTTTTTTGTTGATGAAATCTACATAGTGGAACTATCCTTGACCACGTTGCCCCTATTTAAATGATAAAACAAATTTAAATGCTAAAACTTATTTACGTTTGTTTCAATACCAAAACATGAAGCATTATTATGGAACTTTTAAACATACATATAACGACTAAAATAAACGCGACATCGTTTTTGTGACATTAGATGAGTAGAATAACAAACTCATATATTTCTTTCTATTTAAAAGAGCATAATGCATAAAAAATATCATTTCTTTAAGGAAAACAACAACCACTAACAATGATAAATTTGTACAAGTGCATATAGGGCATAACATGCATAGTGGTACTTTTGCAAAGTTTTTAGATGTACAAAATAAAAAGACTTGAGTAAAAAGTGATAAAATATTTAATTAACAAATACGAGCAAAGCGATCATTTTATATATCAAGTCTGCTAAGGTTCGGAGGGTTTTTTGAGCCCCGATTGAGGTTcactcctcttaatgaaatctCCCGGGGCTGTTTCCCCGTGGGGCTCTTTTTTAGATCAAGTCAGTTCTATTATCTAGATCTCATCAAGACAAAGCTAACAAAGTGTATTTTATAATTTTAGACAGGTACATGATTTCATATGTATTTTTTGTTAGTGTCAGGTGCAGTATGGACCTATATGACACACTCCAAAAGTTCATCATACCTAAGTAACACCCCAAGACAAGTTAAGAAGCATCTGGTGCATTTCTCTCTTAAAATATTAATAATGATTAGATATGTTATGTTTTTAAATCATTATCCACTAGCATTATAGAGACAATATAAAGTAACTATCCAAATTTAGATCTGAATTACCTAGATTTTTTATTGTGAAATAATCTTCTAAATTTGTATATTAATTACTTGACTTTGTTAATTGACCATATATAGCCCTCCATTGACCTAAATCTAATGGCTAAAAACAAAGGAAATACTCCTGGAAAGGTAAATACTCCTACGCCGGTCCATGTGCAGTAACCGTGGGTGCCATTGGAGGTGCTGTTGCTGTTGAGGGCGTTCCAAGAACAAAGGGCACCCTTGGCGTCCTGGCTTATGGAGGATTTGATCGACAGGACCACGTGGAGGTGGTTGTTTGGCCTGGAGCTGCTAGTGGCGGTGAACAGAAGGAGGAAGTtaaagcaatgaagaagaagaagaagaagaagaagaagaagaagaagaagaaggaagcgCTGTCTAGTCTCCATGAATATCCTAGCACAGCAGGAGCAAGTTGGTTGATGATTTCCGCGGGGTATCACCATTCATTCGGCCTAATATATAGGAGCAGGGATGATGATTGCCTGCCAATTCTTAGACTGTTGACATCACCTTGCCACGGCCCGGCCGGTTAGCGGAGTCAGGGTTAGTCCCTACCCTACACTAGTGGTGGAGCCCGAAACAAAGAGAGCTTTTACGGTGGTTGGTTCGGTACCAACCGGTACCGGACGGTACCTACcaggatttttttatttaaccggCCAATGGTTAATGTTGTATGGGTATCGGTCCCATCATTTTTGGTACCGGTCCCACTAAAACACCATCCGGTACCATTTTCTCGGTACCACCCTGTACTGCCTATGTTACGACCGTTTGATCTCGTTCGATGGACGGTCTTTATTTTTTCAACCACTGTAAAAGTTGTACGAAACAAAATATAGAGAGGGCCAACATCGTCTAATGCGATTTTACATGTTAACATTTACACAAGTATCAACAACCTCATATAACCACAACGAGAGGCATAATAAAACAATGGTTAAATATACGACATGCGCATGGCCAACTTGCAGTTGTGGTTTTGCAAATAAGCCGTGAGCCACTGTGGATTGTTTGGCACTGAGGACTAAAGACTAACGAGTGAACCCATGAGAGAGAATTCAGACGTGGGCCACGTGCACACGTGTACAACGGAATGCCGACTATATGGTTGGAGATTGTTGATTGTGAGTAGTTTTATTTTGACTTTCTCCATAGAAACACCAAGAAAATAATAAGCTAAAACATAGAGTATATTTTTTTGATAAAGGAAgattttattaatttcaaaGTCATTACATCAAGCTGATACAATCCTTGAAATTTCTTACGGCCTCTGCTTAACAGCACACAGCCAAAAAATTGAAAGATCCAAGCACTCTAATGACTATCAATCTTACGACTAGATCGCCACCCATGTGCATGGAGAAAAAAGTCCTTGGCCACCTGCGCCAAGTGTTGCGTAGCCTCCACTAAAGCATGTCGCATATCCTCCTTCTGTAGCGTAGCCCATATACGAAGCCAGTGGATAATGGTAAAAATAACCTGCAAAGGAGATGTACACAATTTCTTTTCAAATACAATGTCATTCCTATTTTGCCATATGGACCAGACTGTGGACGCGGCTCCAAGAAGCGCTAGAGCACGAAAATGATTGTCGAAATTAGTAAGCCAACTTCCAAACATATTTTCCACTCCAGTAGGACTTGATATATCAGTGGCTAGATGGATTAGGTTCCACACCATTCTCGCAGAGCGGCAGTCAAAGAACAGGTGCCTAATTGTCTCGGGCTCGTGGCAATAGCAGCATGTTTTGTCTCCCTGCCAGTTGCGTTTTGCTAGATTATCTTTGGTCAAAATTACTCCTTTCCCAAGGTACCAAAGAAAAACTTTGATTTTTACGGGGGCTTTGAGTTTCCATAGTTTTTTGTTTAGATTTGGCATATGACACTTAATCAGGGCTTGATAGTGGGATTTTACTGAGAACTGTCCATTTTGGCACAAATTCCAGTGAAATTCATCTTCCAAACATATTGGTTATGCGTGGAAGTAGTTCGTTCCATGCCTCTAGCATGGGCCCAATCAGAGGTCTTCTCCATGAGATGTTTGGTTGCGCTGGTGATAGTACTTCCGAAATGGGCATGCTCTTCTCAGAATCTAACCTGTGATCCATTATTCATTTTGAATGTGCTAAAGCGAAGGAAGTCATGCTTTACCTTCGTCAAACTAGACCAAAAGTGAGTCTCCTGGTTTCCAAGAGACCTGGACCAATGGCTTAGATCctaaatatttttgttttagcaATTGTTGCCAGGTGCGCTCTGTGGTGAGCAGTTTAAATAGCCATTTTCTTAAAAGCGTGGTGTTTTTTATCTTTAAATCGTGGATTCCAAGGCCCCCCTCTGATATTTTGGTTGGCATAGAATGTTCCACTTGGCAAGCCTGTATTTTCTTTTGTTCTCGTCTCCTTGCCAATAGAACCGAGAATGAAAGAAGTTAAGTTTCTTAAGAACACCTTTGGGTATCGCAAAGAAGGACATCATGTACATAGGCAAGCTACTTAAAACTGAATTGATAAGAATTAGCCTACCACCCACCGAGAGatgttttcctttccaacgactGAGGCGCTTTTCAAAGTGTTCCTTGACTGGTCTCCAGTCTGAATTGCGT carries:
- the LOC120712075 gene encoding probable LRR receptor-like serine/threonine-protein kinase At3g47570, coding for MKSRRQQRLRLLPALLSFISYLLLFFTTNASSSSPDNNDLTTLLSLKSFISEDPTGALSSWDALDNSTLNNGTHGFCRWTGVTCTSSFPPRVAALHLPGLGLVGTLSPHLGNLTQLNLLDLSHNKLEGEIPPSLAGCSVLCHLNLSGNFLSGAVPPAMGHLSRLAVLSMEKNNISGLIPSSFANLTALTVFGIASNSVHGEVPEWLGNLTRLIYLNIGQNIISGHVPPPLSELAHLQHLGVAGNVLEGTIPPSLFNMSSLEVFDVGNNNLSGSLPPDMGFMLPNLRIFNALGNRFEGPIPFSLSNISRLQTLNLNGNRFQGRIPPNIGINGVLVVFDVSDNELQATDPKDWDFLTSLANCKKLKTIGLETNNLSGTLPDTIANLSLELEYMWLQGNQITGHIPKAIGRYSKLKSLALGYNLFTGTIPSDIGKLTQLHDLCLEQNSFHGEIPPSLGNLTQLNWFNLSSNYLDGRIPATLGNLSTVTYFDISQNLLSGQIPEEIVSISSLTELFDLSNNALTGPIPLQIGRLVNLVKIDLSSNKLSGEIPGTIGRCLEMQFLYFQGNLLHGQIPNDLKAMKGLEVLDLSNNKLSGPIPEFLGSFMLLRSLNLSFNKLSGPVPNKNIFTNARSVSLASNGPLCGGPPFFHFPPCPYQSPSSNKQNQRLQTLIFIVPALAFVIICIATCYYIKKLKSKAVGCNQEHGSTIVSVMHHKISYSELSTATNSFSIENLIGRGSFGSVYKGILSFGRHSINVAVKIIDLQQRGACQSFMSECNALKRIKHRKLVKVITVCDSLDHNGDEFKALVLEFIPNGSLDKWLYPSCESVNRLSLEQRLSIALDIAEALEYLHHHINPSIAHCDIKPSNILLDEDMTAHIGDFGLAKIMNVGSSGKSLGGSTSVGIKGTFGYLAPECGTRTAISTEADVFSYGVLLLEMLTGRRPTDKLFHDATSLPKFVEMAYPDKLLEIMDPMMPYDGEEHDIVDLYIAPISRLGLACCRESSRQRMKMGEVLKELSTIKTEWERNISKFDDP